Proteins encoded within one genomic window of Arachis ipaensis cultivar K30076 chromosome B08, Araip1.1, whole genome shotgun sequence:
- the LOC107610849 gene encoding uncharacterized protein LOC107610849, whose protein sequence is MASHESRRGTRRVNLMVEPAQGRRDGNSGAGTSNVGRYYRSMTLTDFLKSGPPQFNENVNALEADQWFRDVERFLYTQHVPEVQSVEIVTYMLEGDAQNWWQELCNTLQVELTDIPWNRFKTEFYGKYFLHLICTAKEFELTHLKQKDMSVAEYTRKFNNLCHFSKAC, encoded by the coding sequence ATGGCGTCTCACGAATCCAGGCGAGGTACTCGGAGAGTAAATCTCATGGTTGAGCCGGCGCAAGGACGTCGAGATGGAAACTCTGGTGCTGGTACAAGTAACGTAGGTCGATACTATAGGTCTATGACCCTTACTGACTTCCTTAAGAGTGGTCCACCTCAGTTTAACGAAAACGTCAATGCTTTGGAGGCTGATCAGTGGTTTCGAGATGTGGAGAGGTTTTTGTACACTCAGCATGTTCCTGAAGTACAGTCAGTGGAGATAGTGACTTATATGTTGGAGGGAGATGCTCAAAATTGGTGGCAGGAGCTATGTAATACATTGCAGGTGGAGTTAACAGATATCCCTTGGAACAGATTTAAGACAGAATTTTACGGGAAATATTTCTTGCATTTAATTTGCACTGCAAAGGAGTTTGAGCTAACGCACCTGAAGCAAAAGGatatgtctgttgctgagtatacCCGGAAATTCAATAACTTGTGCCATTTCTCGAAAGCTTGTTAA